One Cydia pomonella isolate Wapato2018A chromosome 14, ilCydPomo1, whole genome shotgun sequence DNA segment encodes these proteins:
- the LOC133524826 gene encoding uncharacterized protein LOC133524826 has product MTESPIVRLFKKNNATGVNIFHEIAREGTVMLLRRIRDNVDEDIASFLQEPNFRGETCVHIAAGEHRGHLAIEVIDVLVNLGANINAKNNTNETPLHYAVNNKDYELVKWLSKRRDVDLETTNQNHFTPHDMAIIQNALSIVNLLENDDDVNWDSEATDDAGTDDQNVPLQSQYERSKSV; this is encoded by the coding sequence ATGACAGAGTCACCAATAGTGAGATTGTTCAAGAAAAATAACGCAACGGGAGTAAACATATTTCACGAGATAGCGAGGGAAGGAACGGTGATGCTGTTGCGTCGCATTCGGGACAACGTCGACGAGGACATAGCATCCTTTCTTCAAGAGCCGAATTTTCGAGGTGAAACGTGTGTTCACATCGCAGCCGGCGAACACAGAGGACATTTGGCCATTGAAGTCATTGATGTTCTCGTCAATCTTGGAGCTAACATAAATGCGAAGAATAATACTAATGAGACACCGCTGCACTATGCAGTTAACAACAAAGATTACGAGCTGGTCAAGTGGTTAAGCAAGCGACGAGACGTGGATTTAGAGACAACTAATCAAAATCACTTCACGCCGCATGATATGGCAATAATACAAAATGCCCTAAGTATCGTGAATCTCCTCGAGAACGACGACGATGTTAATTGGGACTCGGAAGCGACTGACGATGCAGGAACTGATGATCAGAATGTTCCACTTCAGAGCCAATACGAGAGAAGCAAAAGCGTTTGA
- the LOC133524806 gene encoding uncharacterized protein LOC133524806, with the protein MKFSTIISPQALSQIIPETCDALYEVLRKEYLKFPKTEQDWRIIAREFEQKWNFPHCLGAIDGKHVEIVPPSNSGSFYYNYKHRHSMVLLAIVDAKYRFLLVDFGTNGRVSDGGVLLNTKFYEKLERKTLNIPTAERLHPRILPYVFVADDAFPLRKDMIKPFRQNDLDSRIKKIYNYQTSRARRIVENAFGIIAARFRIYRTQMNLSPETIGSVVRATCALHNYLTSSSLSYASSECFDIENFEEGTITSGLTTRASTLEPLQRTIQGRAPQIANQIRSQFMTYFVSEGKVPWHDNFIH; encoded by the exons ATGAAGTTTTCTACAATAATATCACCGCAAGCTCTTAGTCAAATCATTCCTGAAACCTGTGATGCTTTGTACGAGGTTCTACGGAAAGAGTACTTAAAG TTTCCCAAAACAGAACAAGATTGGAGAATAATAGCGAGAGAATTCGAGCAGAAGTGGAACTTCCCTCACTGTTTAGGTGCCATTGATGGTAAGCACGTTGAAATCGTGCCTCCAAGTAACAGTGGCTCgttttattataactataaacATAGACACAGTATGGTATTGCTGGCAATCGTTGATGCAAAATACAGATTCCTGTTAGTTGATTTTGGAACAAATGGAAGGGTTTCTGATGGTGGAGTATTGTTGAATAcgaaattttatgaaaaacttgAAAGGAAGACGTTAAATATTCCTACAGCAGAAAGGTTGCATCCACGAATACTGCCGTATGTATTTGTAGCTGATGACGCGTTTCCTCTGAGAAAGGACATGATAAAACCATTTCGGCAAAATGACTTAGACAGTAGAATTAAGAAGATATATAATTATCAGACATCGCGAGCACGCCGCATTGTCGAAAACGCATTTGGGATAATAGCGGCAAGGTTCAGAATTTACAGAACACAAATGAACCTGTCGCCTGAAACTATTGGGTCAGTCGTAAGAGCAACCTGTGCTTTGCATAATTATTTGACGTCATCATCGCTTTCATACGCTTCTTCAGAATGTTTCGATATTGAAAACTTTGAAGAAGGTACGATAACGTCAGGACTCACAACAAGAGCGTCAACACTTGAACCATTACAAAGAACTATACAAGGCCGTGCACCTCAAATAGCTAATCAAATAAGAAGtcaatttatgacgtattttgTAAGTGAAGGAAAAGTTCCTTGGCACGACAATTTCATTCATTAA
- the LOC133524807 gene encoding uncharacterized protein LOC133524807 — protein sequence MQLIAVHGRPLALVSDVPFRKFMKLAATAPRVTKPIDLNAQSQIKVINEKSVRALIPETAYQIKLKIASEIREKLISLKVDSATCSERKFFGVNIQYLNNDKIIVRNLAIAEIFQNQTAEFLKEKLLEILSEFYISTDQIYSLTTDNGSNMKKMVKLLKGNYCSEDLFEDTTDNSDPDMSSDEEDDQLNEVSEETANFESTLLQNAVSNDTHKVRGMLCAAHTLQLAIKDAINESVEVQVTLDLARKIAKILLIPTNRNLLKIAHLKVPIIDCATRWTSKYDMLVRLQSLKEFCENIHEVSRLASGQFWEEIEQFITCLKPLYDCTLILQREQLTVAHRRIFLNFWPKVQCTKSTIIVT from the coding sequence ATGCAGTTAATTGCCGTCCATGGTCGCCCTCTTGCATTAGTAAGTGACGTTCCGTTCAGAAAATTTATGAAACTGGCAGCAACGGCACCAAGAGTAACAAAACCAATAGATTTAAATGCTCAATCTCAAATCAAAGTAATAAACGAAAAATCAGTTCGGGCATTGATACCAGAAACAGCGTACCAAATTAAGTTAAAAATTGCTTCGGAGATTCGAGAAAAATTGATCAGCCTAAAAGTAGATTCAGCTACTTGCTCGGAACGCAAATTCTTCGGAGTTAATATTCAGTATCTGAATAACGATAAGATTATAGTCAGAAATTTAGCAATTGcagaaatttttcaaaatcaaaCGGCcgaatttttaaaagaaaaactgtTAGAAATACTATCCGAGTTCTATATTTCGACTGATCAAATTTACTCTTTGACTACTGACAACGGgtcaaatatgaaaaaaatggtTAAATTGTTAAAGGGTAATTATTGTTCCGAAGACTTATTTGAAGACACTACAGATAATTCTGACCCTGATATGTCTAGCGATGAAGAAGATGATCAGCTGAATGAAGTATCAGAAGAAACTGCCAATTTCGAGTCGACTTTGCTACAAAATGCTGTTAGTAATGACACTCACAAAGTGAGGGGTATGTTATGCGCAGCACACACTTTACAATTAGCAATTAAAGACGCTATCAATGAAAGTGTTGAGGTCCAAGTAACTTTAGACCTAGCCAGGAAGATTGCAAAGATTCTGCTTATTCCAACAAACAGGAATCTATTGAAAATAGCACATTTGAAAGTACCTATTATTGATTGCGCAACAAGATGGACCTCAAAATATGATATGCTCGTACGTCTTCAATCATTAAAAGAATTTTGTGAAAATATACACGAGGTTTCCAGATTAGCCTCAGGTCAGTTTTGGGAAGAAATCGAGCAATTCATAACTTGTCTGAAGCCGTTGTATGACTGCACTCTCATTCTTCAAAGAGAGCAATTAACCGTGGCACACAGGCGGATTTTCCTAAATTTCTGGCCAAAAGTCCAATGTACCAAATCAACGataatagtcacgtga